One genomic region from Curtobacterium sp. 9128 encodes:
- a CDS encoding LLM class flavin-dependent oxidoreductase, translating into MSDASVHLSVLDLATREYGQSNTEALQGSIDMAVHAEKLGYERFWVAEHHGMPGITSSAPAVLLSAVGAATSTIRIGSGGVMLPNHAPLVVAEQFGTLRALYGDRVDLGLGRAPGTDGATAMALRRTDRLDVDDFPERLADLIGFFTGMDESNPLARIRAVPGYGDVPEFWLLGSSGYSAQVAGALGISFAFAHHFASDNTEAALALYRDSFRPSRFRSEPNALIGVQVVTDEDPAVIEEQSAPGMISFIRMRQGAKPEPVSMDEARAYEFSDLERRFIAARTERQAYGSADQVASKINSLLESTGANGVIVAPGAAQARYRHQALDVVASLHEAGRLVRPSVAVG; encoded by the coding sequence ATGAGCGACGCATCCGTGCACCTGTCCGTCCTCGACCTGGCGACCCGCGAGTACGGCCAGTCCAACACCGAGGCGCTGCAGGGCTCCATCGACATGGCCGTGCACGCCGAGAAGCTCGGCTACGAGCGGTTCTGGGTCGCCGAGCACCACGGCATGCCCGGGATCACCTCGTCGGCTCCTGCCGTGCTCCTGAGCGCCGTCGGGGCCGCGACCAGCACCATCCGCATCGGCTCCGGCGGGGTGATGCTGCCGAACCACGCGCCGCTCGTCGTCGCCGAGCAGTTCGGGACCCTCCGCGCGCTCTACGGCGACCGCGTCGACCTCGGCCTCGGGCGTGCCCCCGGGACCGACGGGGCGACCGCGATGGCGCTCCGCAGGACCGACCGGCTCGACGTCGACGACTTCCCCGAGCGGCTCGCCGACCTGATCGGATTCTTCACCGGCATGGACGAGTCGAACCCGCTCGCGCGCATCCGCGCCGTCCCCGGGTACGGCGACGTGCCCGAGTTCTGGCTGCTCGGTTCCTCCGGCTACAGCGCGCAGGTCGCCGGTGCGCTCGGCATCTCGTTCGCGTTCGCGCACCACTTCGCGTCCGACAACACCGAGGCCGCGCTCGCGCTCTACCGGGACTCGTTCCGTCCGTCGCGCTTCCGGTCGGAGCCGAACGCGCTCATCGGCGTGCAGGTCGTCACGGACGAGGACCCCGCCGTCATCGAGGAGCAGAGCGCCCCTGGCATGATCTCGTTCATCCGGATGCGGCAGGGGGCGAAGCCCGAGCCGGTCTCGATGGACGAGGCCCGTGCCTACGAGTTCAGTGACCTCGAGCGCCGGTTCATAGCGGCGCGCACGGAACGCCAGGCGTACGGGTCCGCGGACCAGGTCGCGTCGAAGATCAACTCGCTGCTCGAGTCCACCGGGGCGAACGGCGTGATCGTCGCACCTGGTGCGGCACAGGCGCGGTACCGGCACCAGGCGCTCGACGTCGTGGCGTCGCTGCACGAGGCCGGCCGCCTGGTGCGGCCGTCCGTCGCGGTCGGCTGA
- a CDS encoding ATP-binding protein, translating to MLGIPTHLAPRVNAWSTVRAFHAAAIGSLVAAAITLLLFRASDPDVRIIGAVLALVPMLGMIGVHVQFGTWRSAIAFLAVGGACAWWFTHVVQSEIAVPWVTSYLLSLVVIPLVLVGGAGAVPGRVVLWSIAGLVVGRIATTIAIVQVGGAGHPLVLAWVTLAFVVAIVLVAGRSTARSQRVQPELLRSAREEHVSAYRSGVEAEASAILHDTVLNHLGAIALAPDGPMDQHLARTVESDVAMLTGREWLAPEPRADGGAAVEAFEHVVEEHRAHGLEVVVTGDPSAIARLEPAAVTALVRAVGQCLANVRKHAGTDTAEVSVFDDGVACTVMVVDDGRGFDEQQTGADRMGLRNSVRERVGRVGGDVQVWSSPGTGTSVMMTVPYGALTGSVRSIGRTDGDDHLESAS from the coding sequence GTGCTCGGCATCCCCACGCACCTCGCTCCGCGCGTGAACGCGTGGTCGACGGTGCGGGCGTTCCACGCGGCGGCCATCGGCTCCCTCGTCGCGGCAGCGATCACCCTGCTGCTGTTCCGTGCCAGCGACCCTGACGTCCGCATCATCGGCGCCGTGCTCGCGCTGGTGCCGATGCTCGGCATGATCGGCGTCCACGTGCAGTTCGGCACGTGGCGGTCGGCGATCGCCTTCCTGGCCGTCGGCGGAGCGTGCGCCTGGTGGTTCACGCACGTCGTCCAGAGCGAGATCGCCGTGCCGTGGGTGACCTCGTACCTGTTGTCGCTCGTCGTGATCCCGCTCGTGCTCGTCGGCGGTGCCGGCGCGGTGCCGGGCAGGGTCGTCCTCTGGTCCATCGCCGGCCTCGTCGTCGGCCGCATCGCCACGACCATCGCGATCGTCCAGGTCGGCGGTGCCGGCCATCCGCTCGTCCTGGCGTGGGTGACGCTCGCGTTCGTCGTGGCGATCGTGCTGGTCGCCGGCCGCAGCACGGCACGGTCGCAGCGCGTCCAGCCGGAGCTCCTCCGCTCGGCGCGAGAGGAGCACGTGTCGGCGTACCGCTCCGGCGTCGAGGCAGAGGCCTCCGCGATCCTGCACGACACCGTCCTCAACCACCTCGGCGCGATCGCGCTGGCACCGGACGGCCCGATGGACCAACACCTCGCACGGACCGTCGAGTCCGACGTGGCGATGCTCACCGGCCGCGAGTGGCTCGCTCCGGAGCCGCGCGCCGACGGGGGAGCGGCGGTCGAGGCCTTCGAGCACGTCGTCGAGGAGCACCGCGCCCACGGGCTCGAGGTCGTCGTGACCGGGGACCCGTCGGCCATCGCGCGACTCGAGCCGGCCGCGGTGACGGCCCTCGTCCGTGCGGTCGGACAGTGCCTGGCGAACGTGCGGAAGCACGCCGGCACCGACACCGCCGAGGTGAGCGTGTTCGACGACGGCGTCGCGTGCACGGTCATGGTGGTCGACGACGGCCGCGGCTTCGACGAACAGCAGACCGGCGCCGACCGGATGGGGCTGCGGAACTCGGTCCGGGAGCGCGTCGGCCGTGTCGGCGGCGACGTGCAGGTGTGGTCGTCACCCGGGACCGGCACGAGCGTGATGATGACGGTGCCGTACGGCGCGCTGACCGGATCCGTCCGGTCGATCGGTCGCACGGACGGCGACGACCACCTGGAGTCCGCGTCGTGA
- a CDS encoding thymidine kinase translates to MAKLYFRYGAMNSGKSTGLLQAAYNYEERGHRVLLAKPSVDTRGDREIVSRLGVTREVDIVLPADVDVRGAVTDAGATDPESDRLDGMVRPVSCVLVDEAQFLTPIQVDDLLRIAVLDEVPVIAYGIRTDFRTEAFPGSRRLLEVAHSLEELKTICRCGRKAVFNARKVDGRFVFDGSQVAIDGVDVEYESLCANCYLTESGGRLDGELA, encoded by the coding sequence GTGGCGAAGCTGTACTTCCGCTACGGGGCGATGAACAGCGGCAAGAGCACGGGGCTCCTGCAGGCCGCGTACAACTACGAGGAGCGCGGGCACCGGGTGCTCCTCGCGAAGCCGTCCGTCGACACGAGGGGGGACCGCGAGATCGTCTCCCGCCTCGGCGTGACGCGGGAGGTCGACATCGTGCTGCCGGCCGACGTCGACGTGCGTGGTGCGGTCACCGACGCCGGTGCCACCGACCCCGAGTCCGACCGGCTCGACGGCATGGTCCGTCCGGTCAGCTGCGTGCTCGTCGACGAGGCGCAGTTCCTCACCCCGATCCAGGTCGACGACCTGCTGCGCATCGCGGTCCTCGACGAGGTCCCGGTGATCGCGTACGGCATCCGCACCGACTTCCGTACAGAGGCCTTCCCCGGCAGCCGGCGCCTGCTCGAGGTCGCGCACTCGCTCGAAGAGCTCAAGACGATCTGCCGCTGCGGCCGCAAGGCCGTGTTCAACGCCCGCAAGGTCGACGGCCGCTTCGTGTTCGACGGGTCGCAGGTGGCGATCGACGGGGTCGACGTCGAGTACGAGTCCCTCTGCGCGAACTGCTACCTGACGGAGTCGGGCGGCCGTCTCGACGGCGAACTGGCCTGA
- a CDS encoding response regulator has translation MTSTDPNRLTEGMPALPNPGSRRVRLAILDDHEVLLDSLSSWIAVNAFDFDLALTAHTWLEMVHSDSFPTDLVFLDFQLKEPVSIEARVRTCRAAGAKVIVLSSVDTRESRDRALAAGAAAFLSKSLPMREVMDVARDVMGVERETPTQREWRPLPTGATAHQRPKLSHGEEEALRLYVSGYSTNEVASQMNVQYETAKTYLRRVREKYAKVGRPASKKSDLIRRAAEDGFLS, from the coding sequence ATGACCAGCACTGACCCGAACAGGCTGACGGAAGGGATGCCAGCCCTGCCGAACCCCGGATCCCGCCGGGTGCGACTGGCCATCCTCGACGACCACGAAGTCCTCCTCGACAGCCTGTCGAGCTGGATCGCCGTGAACGCCTTCGACTTCGACCTGGCCCTCACCGCGCACACCTGGCTCGAGATGGTGCACAGCGACAGCTTCCCGACCGACCTGGTGTTCCTGGACTTCCAGCTCAAGGAGCCGGTCTCGATCGAGGCCCGCGTCCGCACCTGCCGCGCCGCCGGCGCGAAGGTCATCGTCCTGTCGAGCGTCGACACGCGGGAGTCCCGCGACCGTGCGCTCGCCGCCGGTGCCGCTGCATTCCTGTCGAAGTCGCTCCCGATGCGCGAGGTGATGGACGTCGCCCGCGACGTGATGGGCGTGGAGCGGGAGACCCCGACCCAGCGTGAATGGCGTCCGCTCCCGACCGGCGCGACGGCCCACCAGCGCCCGAAGCTCAGCCACGGCGAGGAAGAGGCGCTCCGGCTGTACGTGTCCGGCTACTCCACGAACGAGGTCGCGTCGCAGATGAACGTGCAGTACGAGACCGCGAAGACCTACCTGCGCCGCGTCCGCGAGAAGTACGCCAAGGTCGGCCGTCCCGCGTCGAAGAAGTCCGACCTGATCCGTCGCGCGGCGGAGGACGGCTTCCTCTCCTAG
- a CDS encoding response regulator transcription factor, protein MTSAVTHVAIVDDHRLFREGLATILSSVPTIRVVAHGERPAEVLEGAEAAAIDVLLLDVELDGPPARTTIATVRRNHPGIAVVVLTMHRDAVLRRALLDAGAVDFVTKDTPSRELVERIVRASTGPAAPVTFPVDVVSDTQAGSPLSDREVEVLRLIAAAHSNAEIATDLGLAVGTVKRHVYNVFRKLDVTSRVGAVATATRLGLLT, encoded by the coding sequence GTGACGTCGGCGGTGACGCACGTCGCGATCGTCGACGACCACCGCCTGTTCCGTGAGGGGCTCGCGACGATCCTGTCGTCGGTCCCGACGATCCGCGTCGTCGCCCATGGGGAGCGCCCGGCCGAGGTCCTGGAGGGCGCAGAGGCGGCGGCGATCGACGTGCTCCTCCTCGATGTCGAGCTCGACGGTCCCCCCGCCCGCACGACCATCGCCACCGTGCGCCGGAACCACCCGGGCATCGCGGTCGTCGTGCTGACCATGCACCGGGACGCCGTCCTCCGGCGGGCACTCCTGGACGCGGGCGCCGTCGACTTCGTGACGAAGGACACCCCGAGCCGCGAGCTCGTCGAACGCATCGTCCGTGCGAGCACCGGACCGGCCGCCCCGGTGACGTTCCCGGTGGACGTCGTCAGCGACACCCAGGCGGGGTCGCCGCTCAGCGACCGCGAGGTCGAGGTGCTCCGGCTGATCGCCGCTGCGCACTCGAACGCCGAGATCGCCACTGACCTCGGCCTCGCGGTCGGGACGGTGAAGCGCCACGTCTACAACGTGTTCCGGAAGCTCGACGTGACCAGCCGGGTGGGAGCCGTGGCGACGGCCACGCGACTCGGCCTGCTCACCTAG
- a CDS encoding aspartate-semialdehyde dehydrogenase, with the protein MSQELTVAVVGATGQVGAVMRRLLEERDFPATSVRFFASARSAGTTLSFRGQDVVVEDSETADPSGIDIALFSAGATASRALAPKFAAAGALVIDNSSAWRMDPEVPLVVSEVNPHAIETAQKGIVANPNCTTMAIMPVLKVLDAEAGLRRLVATTYQAVSGSGLAGVDELLGQAKAALEQDTARLTHDGSAVTFPEPVKYVRPIAFDVVPLAGSIVDDGLGETDEEKKLRNESRKILELPDLLVAGTCVRVPVFTGHSISVNAEFERTLTPERATEILASAPGVELSDVPTPLQAAGQDPTFVGRLRADQSAPEGHGLALFVSNDNLRKGAALNAVQIAEVVVARRAVAA; encoded by the coding sequence ATGTCCCAGGAGCTCACCGTCGCCGTCGTCGGCGCCACCGGCCAGGTCGGCGCCGTGATGCGCCGCCTGCTCGAGGAACGCGACTTCCCCGCCACCTCGGTCCGCTTCTTCGCGAGCGCCCGCTCCGCCGGCACGACGCTGTCGTTCCGCGGGCAGGACGTCGTCGTCGAGGACTCCGAGACCGCCGACCCGTCGGGCATCGACATCGCGCTCTTCTCGGCGGGGGCCACGGCCTCCCGCGCCCTCGCGCCGAAGTTCGCCGCAGCGGGCGCGCTCGTGATCGACAACTCGAGCGCCTGGCGGATGGACCCCGAGGTGCCGCTCGTCGTGAGCGAGGTCAACCCGCACGCGATCGAGACGGCGCAGAAGGGCATCGTCGCGAACCCGAACTGCACCACCATGGCGATCATGCCGGTGCTCAAGGTCCTCGACGCCGAGGCGGGGCTCCGTCGTCTCGTGGCGACGACCTACCAGGCGGTGTCGGGCAGTGGGCTCGCCGGCGTCGACGAACTCCTCGGGCAGGCCAAGGCCGCGCTCGAGCAGGACACCGCTCGTCTCACCCACGACGGCAGTGCGGTCACGTTCCCCGAGCCGGTGAAGTACGTCCGCCCGATCGCCTTCGACGTGGTCCCGCTCGCCGGGAGCATCGTCGACGACGGCCTGGGAGAGACCGACGAGGAGAAGAAGCTCCGCAACGAGAGCCGCAAGATCCTCGAGCTGCCCGACCTGCTCGTCGCCGGGACCTGCGTGCGCGTGCCGGTGTTCACGGGGCACTCGATCTCGGTGAACGCGGAGTTCGAGCGGACCCTCACGCCGGAGCGCGCGACGGAGATCCTCGCGAGCGCTCCGGGGGTGGAACTCTCCGACGTCCCGACGCCGCTGCAGGCCGCCGGGCAGGACCCGACGTTCGTCGGCCGCCTCCGCGCCGACCAGTCCGCACCAGAGGGCCACGGCCTCGCGCTCTTCGTGAGCAACGACAACCTGCGGAAGGGCGCAGCCCTGAACGCGGTGCAGATCGCGGAGGTCGTGGTCGCGCGTCGCGCGGTCGCCGCGTAA
- a CDS encoding malate:quinone oxidoreductase encodes MAVKQVEPIDVVLIGGGIMSATLGALIHRLEPNWKIRVYERLGSVAQESSNPWNNAGTGHSALCELNYTPELPDGRVDIAKAVVVNEQFQVSRQFWSFLVETGALPDPKNFINPTPHISFVWGADNVEYMRARYEAMKDHPLFAGLEFSDDAEQIRKWAPALIPGRKKDQPIAATYSAAGSDVDFGSLTRQLFDQLEVDGVEFEANHQVTNISRGKVFGGWALDVLNEVGRSKQSIAAKFVFVGAGGGALHLLQKSGIPEIRGYGGFPVSGEFLRTDDPEVVQKHSAKVYGKASVGAPPMSVPHLDTRIVDGSASLMFGPYAGFSPKFLKQGSLFDLVRSIRPHNLRPMLSVAFSNFDLVRYLIGQLLASKSTKFDALRDFMPAAQPENWHKIIAGQRVQVIKPDKDKGGVLQFGTEVITAADGSIAGLLGASPGASTAVPIMLGLLRKCFPDRWDRWEDAVRVMVPTYGKDLGDDAQLADETLERTAKVLGLHH; translated from the coding sequence GTGGCAGTGAAGCAGGTGGAACCGATCGACGTCGTCCTCATCGGGGGTGGCATCATGAGCGCCACGCTCGGCGCACTGATCCACCGGCTGGAGCCGAACTGGAAGATCCGCGTGTACGAGCGTCTCGGCAGCGTCGCGCAGGAGTCGTCGAACCCGTGGAACAACGCCGGGACCGGCCACTCCGCCCTCTGCGAGCTGAACTACACGCCGGAGCTGCCGGACGGCCGGGTCGACATCGCCAAGGCCGTCGTCGTGAACGAGCAGTTCCAGGTCTCGCGCCAGTTCTGGTCGTTCCTCGTCGAGACCGGCGCCCTGCCGGACCCGAAGAACTTCATCAACCCGACGCCGCACATCTCCTTCGTCTGGGGTGCCGACAACGTCGAGTACATGCGTGCCCGCTACGAGGCCATGAAGGACCATCCGCTCTTCGCCGGGCTCGAGTTCAGCGACGACGCCGAGCAGATCCGGAAGTGGGCACCGGCGCTCATCCCCGGTCGCAAGAAGGACCAGCCGATCGCGGCGACGTACTCCGCGGCAGGCTCCGACGTCGACTTCGGGTCGCTGACCCGCCAGCTGTTCGACCAGCTCGAGGTGGACGGCGTCGAGTTCGAGGCGAACCACCAGGTCACGAACATCAGCCGCGGCAAGGTGTTCGGCGGCTGGGCGCTCGACGTCCTGAACGAGGTCGGTCGTTCGAAGCAGTCGATCGCCGCGAAGTTCGTCTTCGTCGGCGCCGGCGGCGGTGCGCTGCACCTGCTGCAGAAGTCCGGCATCCCGGAGATCCGCGGGTACGGCGGCTTCCCGGTGTCGGGGGAGTTCCTGCGCACCGACGACCCCGAGGTCGTCCAGAAGCACTCGGCGAAGGTCTACGGCAAGGCGAGCGTCGGCGCGCCCCCGATGTCCGTGCCGCACCTCGACACCCGCATCGTCGACGGCAGTGCATCGCTGATGTTCGGCCCGTACGCCGGGTTCAGCCCGAAGTTCCTGAAGCAGGGGTCGCTGTTCGACCTGGTCCGGTCGATCCGGCCGCACAACCTCCGCCCGATGCTCAGCGTCGCGTTCTCGAACTTCGACCTGGTGCGCTACCTGATCGGGCAGCTGCTGGCGTCGAAGTCGACGAAGTTCGACGCCCTGCGTGACTTCATGCCGGCGGCGCAGCCGGAGAACTGGCACAAGATCATCGCCGGGCAGCGCGTGCAGGTCATCAAGCCCGACAAGGACAAGGGTGGGGTGCTGCAGTTCGGGACGGAGGTCATCACGGCCGCCGACGGCTCGATCGCCGGGCTGCTCGGTGCGTCGCCGGGTGCGTCCACCGCCGTGCCGATCATGCTCGGACTGCTCCGCAAGTGCTTCCCGGACCGCTGGGACCGCTGGGAGGACGCGGTCCGCGTGATGGTCCCGACCTACGGCAAGGACCTCGGCGACGACGCGCAGCTCGCTGACGAAACGCTCGAGCGTACGGCGAAGGTACTGGGCCTGCACCACTGA
- a CDS encoding ATP-binding protein yields the protein MQTTDRLAPVVARIGTMFPELRDDPVMAASLFENVTSMLEDAHHRYAHGDERAITSDLLLADEHLATGALHAERLQHPAGAMLAAEVLFDEYLPIFVDEVGATTAAELLRASRALHAGIWSRFPAGAVAYTEALRQRVTTANLDSRAHIARDLHDRVAHGILAGLQRIELALLTDPPAPERVAQLEAAAAQLRRALGDVQNLAVALHARVGDDTLDAALTRHVADLFPDTERVTVESNGSPVTLVNWRAEEALTILLEAMTNWWKHAREAPVHVRFDWGSSEVTVTIRDEGPGFDQGTMVQGRLGQTTMRERASLVGARLDVTSAPGAGTTVTLVVPKGAL from the coding sequence ATGCAGACCACCGACCGCCTCGCCCCCGTCGTCGCCCGCATCGGCACGATGTTCCCCGAACTCCGCGACGACCCCGTGATGGCAGCCAGCCTCTTCGAGAACGTGACGTCGATGCTCGAGGACGCACACCACCGGTACGCCCACGGCGATGAACGCGCCATCACCAGCGATCTCCTCCTCGCCGACGAGCACCTCGCGACGGGTGCCCTGCACGCCGAACGCCTGCAGCACCCGGCAGGAGCGATGCTGGCCGCGGAGGTCCTGTTCGACGAGTACCTGCCGATCTTCGTGGACGAGGTCGGGGCGACGACCGCTGCCGAACTCCTCCGCGCGTCACGGGCACTCCACGCGGGCATCTGGAGCCGCTTCCCGGCCGGCGCCGTCGCCTACACCGAGGCGCTGCGCCAGCGCGTCACCACGGCGAACCTCGACTCCCGGGCCCACATCGCGCGCGACCTGCACGACCGGGTCGCGCACGGGATCCTCGCCGGGCTCCAGCGCATCGAGCTCGCCCTGCTGACCGATCCCCCGGCTCCGGAGCGCGTCGCGCAGCTCGAGGCAGCCGCCGCGCAACTCCGCCGTGCCCTCGGCGACGTGCAGAACCTCGCCGTCGCCCTGCACGCCCGGGTCGGCGACGACACGCTCGACGCCGCACTCACCCGCCACGTCGCAGACCTGTTCCCGGACACGGAACGCGTCACGGTCGAGTCGAACGGCTCGCCGGTCACGCTCGTCAACTGGCGGGCGGAAGAGGCGCTGACCATCCTGCTCGAGGCGATGACCAACTGGTGGAAACACGCGCGCGAAGCCCCGGTCCACGTGCGGTTCGATTGGGGCTCGTCGGAGGTCACCGTGACGATCCGCGACGAGGGTCCTGGTTTCGACCAGGGGACGATGGTGCAGGGCCGGCTCGGCCAGACGACGATGCGGGAGCGGGCGTCCCTCGTCGGCGCGCGGCTCGACGTGACGAGCGCTCCTGGTGCCGGGACGACGGTCACACTCGTCGTGCCGAAGGGCGCACTGTGA
- a CDS encoding Rv2578c family radical SAM protein has translation MRWDGQAIDASGSDMLPGLESNSGFVRSVTTPEFAGVTFHEVLAKSALNRVGAIDGGTWGMTINPYRGCSHACVYCFARPTHTYLEFDGGSDFDQQIVVKTNVADVLRRELAKPTWDRHPVALGTNTDPYQRAEGKYRLMPGIIGALADSGTPFSILTKGTLLRRDIPALVAASERVPVDLAMSIAVYDDELQQSVEPGTPTTTARLATVRAVRDAGLSCSVFLMPVLPFITDTKAHLDDAIGRAAAAGATSVMYSALHLKPGVKPWYMDWLARTHPDLVGRYRSMYLDNTYPPKDYRRWLGERIRPIMRAHGVGLGRVDPATGSMGFSVDGPGSDRAAGVSPLKRADPGWERGLRQQALAPTRSRVQGITNGVPTLF, from the coding sequence ATGCGGTGGGACGGACAGGCGATCGACGCGTCGGGCAGCGACATGCTCCCCGGGCTCGAGTCGAACAGCGGGTTCGTGCGCAGTGTCACCACGCCCGAGTTCGCCGGCGTGACCTTCCACGAGGTCCTCGCGAAGTCCGCCCTGAACCGTGTCGGCGCGATCGACGGCGGTACGTGGGGGATGACCATCAACCCGTACCGTGGGTGCTCGCACGCGTGCGTCTACTGTTTCGCGCGTCCGACGCACACGTACCTGGAGTTCGACGGCGGCTCGGACTTCGACCAGCAGATCGTCGTGAAGACCAACGTCGCCGACGTCCTGCGGCGTGAGCTCGCGAAGCCCACCTGGGACCGCCACCCCGTCGCGCTCGGCACCAACACCGACCCGTACCAGCGGGCAGAGGGCAAGTACCGGCTCATGCCCGGCATCATCGGCGCCCTCGCTGACTCGGGGACGCCGTTCAGCATCCTGACGAAGGGCACGCTCCTGCGTCGGGACATCCCGGCGCTCGTCGCGGCGTCGGAGCGGGTCCCGGTCGACCTCGCCATGTCCATCGCGGTGTACGACGACGAGCTGCAGCAGTCCGTCGAGCCGGGCACCCCGACGACGACGGCACGGCTCGCCACGGTGCGGGCAGTACGAGACGCCGGGCTCTCGTGCTCGGTGTTCCTGATGCCCGTGCTGCCGTTCATCACCGACACGAAGGCGCACCTCGACGACGCGATCGGCCGCGCGGCGGCTGCCGGGGCCACCAGCGTCATGTACTCCGCGCTCCACCTGAAGCCCGGCGTCAAGCCCTGGTACATGGACTGGCTCGCGCGCACGCACCCGGACCTCGTCGGCAGGTACCGGTCGATGTACCTCGACAACACCTACCCGCCGAAGGACTACCGACGGTGGCTCGGCGAGCGGATCCGCCCCATCATGCGGGCGCACGGCGTCGGTCTCGGACGTGTGGATCCGGCGACGGGCTCGATGGGGTTCTCCGTGGACGGCCCGGGGAGCGACCGGGCGGCGGGGGTCTCGCCGCTCAAGCGCGCCGATCCGGGCTGGGAACGTGGGCTCCGGCAGCAGGCGCTCGCACCCACCAGGTCCCGGGTGCAGGGCATCACGAACGGGGTGCCGACGCTCTTCTGA
- a CDS encoding aspartate kinase encodes MALIVQKFGGSSVANAESIKRVAKRIVETKKAGNDVVVAVSAMGDTTDELVDLAHQVTPIPAGRELDMLLTAGERISMALLAMAIKSLGVEASSYTGSQAGMLTDAQHGKARIVDVTPKRVREALDAGHVAIVAGFQGFNRTTGEITTLGRGGSDTTAVALAAALDADICEIYTDVDGIFSADPRVVPKARKIDRITSEEMLELAASGAKVLYIRAVEYARRHGVTLHVRSSFSNVEGTIVYNPAEGETVEEPIITGIAGDLSEGKITVVGVPDQPGKAAEIFTIVARAGANIDMIVQNVSASNGRTDISFTLPKDQGQSVLTALGVAKSEIGFEGIQYDDQIGKLALVGAGMRTNAGVSAELFRALHQASINIEMISTSEIRISVVTRADTLNDAMRVVHQAFGLDADNEAVVYAGTGR; translated from the coding sequence GTGGCCTTGATCGTGCAGAAGTTCGGTGGATCGTCCGTCGCGAACGCCGAGAGCATCAAGCGCGTGGCCAAGCGGATCGTCGAGACGAAGAAGGCGGGGAACGACGTCGTCGTGGCCGTCTCCGCCATGGGCGACACCACCGACGAACTGGTGGACCTCGCGCACCAGGTCACCCCGATCCCGGCCGGCCGTGAGCTCGACATGCTCCTCACCGCCGGGGAGCGCATCTCGATGGCGCTCCTGGCGATGGCGATCAAGAGCCTCGGCGTCGAGGCCTCGTCGTACACGGGCAGCCAGGCAGGCATGCTCACCGACGCCCAGCACGGCAAGGCCCGCATCGTCGACGTCACCCCGAAGCGCGTGCGTGAGGCGCTCGACGCCGGCCACGTCGCCATCGTCGCGGGCTTCCAGGGCTTCAACCGCACCACGGGTGAGATCACCACTCTCGGACGCGGCGGCTCGGACACGACGGCCGTCGCCCTCGCAGCCGCCCTCGACGCGGACATCTGCGAGATCTACACCGACGTCGACGGCATCTTCTCCGCCGACCCCCGTGTCGTGCCGAAGGCCCGCAAGATCGACCGCATCACGAGCGAGGAGATGCTCGAACTCGCAGCCTCCGGTGCCAAGGTCCTGTACATCCGTGCCGTCGAGTACGCCCGTCGGCACGGCGTCACCCTCCATGTCCGCTCGTCGTTCAGCAACGTCGAGGGAACCATCGTCTACAACCCTGCAGAGGGGGAAACCGTGGAAGAACCGATCATCACCGGCATCGCCGGAGACCTCTCCGAGGGCAAGATCACCGTGGTCGGCGTGCCCGACCAGCCGGGCAAGGCGGCCGAGATCTTCACGATCGTGGCCCGCGCCGGCGCGAACATCGACATGATCGTGCAGAACGTGTCAGCCTCGAACGGGCGCACCGACATCTCGTTCACCCTCCCGAAGGACCAGGGCCAGAGCGTCCTGACCGCACTCGGCGTCGCGAAGTCGGAGATCGGCTTCGAGGGGATCCAGTACGACGACCAGATCGGCAAGCTCGCCCTGGTCGGCGCCGGGATGCGCACGAACGCCGGCGTCTCCGCCGAGCTCTTCCGCGCGCTGCACCAGGCGTCGATCAACATCGAGATGATCTCCACGTCGGAGATCCGCATCTCGGTCGTCACCCGCGCCGACACCCTGAACGACGCCATGCGCGTCGTCCACCAGGCGTTCGGTCTCGATGCCGACAACGAAGCCGTCGTGTACGCCGGCACCGGCCGCTGA